TGGGACAGTTGTGATGGCAGCATGGGCCAAGTTGCTGGCAGATGCTCAGGCCAAGATGAAAGTAGCACCCCAACTCCAAGGATTTACCCTGGCAGAATCAGGAAATCTTGAGGAAGCTGTTGTACATTTTCCAAAGAAGACTAAGTCTGATATAGATTCTTCAACATCTCAGAAATCTCAGAATGATGAGGTTCCTTCTATGCCCACCCCTCTGCCTCCACTGCATATCTTATCCCGAAATATTCTGCAGGTCTGGTGCCAGAGACTCAATATCAGTAAAAATGGAAGGAAGCACATTCTATACAAGAGACTTTTGGAGCATGTGTCACCTTCTGAACAAGACACTTCTAGCATAGAAGAAAAGACCCAGTggttaaaaatcaaaacagaaattttaaGTGAAGAAGATTCTCTAGATGAAAGTCAAACAGTGGCCAAAGCAGCATAcacaatgacaaaaaagaaaaagaaaagagacacaaCAAAGACTGCTCTTGTCCAGACAGCCAGCATGGCATCCTGGAGCAGACTTATGGCAACAGTGAAGTCCAAGGCTGTATGGCCCATGCCCATATCTTCTGAGTCTACTAGGTCTGAGCAATCA
The Macrotis lagotis isolate mMagLag1 chromosome 3, bilby.v1.9.chrom.fasta, whole genome shotgun sequence genome window above contains:
- the LOC141516110 gene encoding developmental pluripotency-associated protein 4-like codes for the protein MKEVTPREVEVASLEVKNSSVEVEEDIPANNTDKTKEVKMVHESSLAMDVQQRENGTVVMAAWAKLLADAQAKMKVAPQLQGFTLAESGNLEEAVVHFPKKTKSDIDSSTSQKSQNDEVPSMPTPLPPLHILSRNILQVWCQRLNISKNGRKHILYKRLLEHVSPSEQDTSSIEEKTQWLKIKTEILSEEDSLDESQTVAKAAYTMTKKKKKRDTTKTALVQTASMASWSRLMATVKSKAVWPMPISSESTRSEQSDLPRWCVVHGEVFPNNVSGSAPLKFHGGQTWVPENDILIPLLLLPTCSFPPPEVEDNWLCPKCVNRNKILVDNIL